One stretch of Amycolatopsis tolypomycina DNA includes these proteins:
- a CDS encoding Lrp/AsnC family transcriptional regulator, with translation MTESLDPTDWAILAELQRDARLPLTELGRRVNLSASAATERLRRLETAGVIAGYRAEVDLGKVGYPVLAVVRLKYPGSRHEPLHKLLGDRSEILECLRTTGDDCYVLKIAAASMAHLERTVDELAQFGSTTTNIVYTQTLPYRGPREPARDLET, from the coding sequence ATGACCGAGAGTCTCGACCCGACCGACTGGGCCATCCTGGCCGAGCTCCAGCGCGACGCCCGGCTCCCGCTCACCGAGCTCGGCCGGCGGGTGAACCTCAGCGCGTCCGCGGCCACCGAACGGCTCCGGCGGCTCGAGACGGCGGGCGTGATCGCCGGCTACCGCGCGGAAGTCGACCTCGGCAAGGTCGGCTACCCGGTGCTCGCCGTGGTCCGGCTCAAGTACCCCGGCAGCAGGCACGAGCCGCTGCACAAGCTGCTCGGCGACCGGTCCGAGATCCTGGAATGCCTGCGCACCACCGGCGACGACTGCTACGTGCTCAAGATCGCCGCCGCCTCCATGGCCCACCTCGAGCGCACGGTCGACGAGCTGGCCCAGTTCGGCAGCACCACCACGAACATCGTCTACACCCAGACCCTGCCCTACCGCGGACCGCGGGAGCCCGCTCGTGACCTCGAGACCTGA
- a CDS encoding LLM class flavin-dependent oxidoreductase: MKIGVNVPNFGPGTDPGVLRAWAQTVEGLGYDLLMVSDHVAITPDVAEQYPAPFYEPFTTLSWLAGVTQRVRLGTTVLVVPYRHPLLIARMAANLDALSGGRFVLGAGIGWAKQEYDALGVPFERRGKLTTEYLRTIRAAWADHDDYRAGPIPLWLGGHSDAGLRRALELGDAWHPLRLTMAGFRETLGRLEKLAGDRPVPAFAPRILLRLTAAPVTGPDRRAGEGTLEQVLDDLTQLGALGADTVVLDPFDADPAETLRPEVAWRDLAAVAASWRENL, from the coding sequence GTGAAGATCGGCGTGAACGTCCCCAACTTCGGGCCCGGCACCGACCCGGGCGTCCTGCGCGCCTGGGCGCAGACGGTGGAAGGTCTCGGCTACGACCTGCTGATGGTGTCCGACCACGTCGCCATCACACCGGACGTCGCCGAGCAGTACCCGGCGCCGTTCTACGAGCCGTTCACGACGTTGTCGTGGCTGGCCGGGGTGACGCAGCGGGTGCGGCTGGGCACCACCGTGCTCGTGGTGCCCTACCGGCACCCGCTCCTGATCGCGCGGATGGCGGCGAACCTCGACGCGCTCAGCGGCGGCCGGTTCGTGCTCGGCGCCGGCATCGGCTGGGCGAAGCAGGAGTACGACGCCCTGGGCGTGCCGTTCGAGCGGCGCGGCAAGCTCACCACCGAGTACCTGCGCACGATCCGGGCCGCGTGGGCCGACCACGACGACTACCGCGCGGGGCCGATCCCGCTGTGGCTCGGCGGGCACAGCGACGCCGGGTTGCGCCGGGCGCTGGAGCTCGGCGACGCGTGGCACCCGCTGCGGCTGACGATGGCCGGGTTCCGGGAAACGCTGGGGCGCCTGGAAAAGCTGGCGGGCGACCGGCCGGTGCCCGCCTTCGCGCCGCGGATCCTGTTGCGGCTGACGGCGGCGCCGGTCACCGGGCCGGACCGGCGCGCCGGCGAGGGCACGCTCGAACAGGTCCTCGACGACCTGACGCAGCTGGGGGCGCTGGGGGCGGACACCGTCGTGCTCGACCCGTTCGACGCGGACCCGGCCGAAACGCTGCGCCCGGAGGTGGCGTGGCGTGATCTCGCGGCAGTGGCCGCATCCTGGAGGGAGAACCTGTGA
- a CDS encoding nucleoside deaminase has translation MKDTEEALLRRAIELAREAREEHGNPPFGSLLADADGKILAEDRNTSLTDNDITAHPELKLARWAAQNLDPETAAATTMFTSTQPCGMCTGAIERSGLGRVVYALSTEQFLTLRPPLTWGQHKLEGPALFDEARVPVEGYYQ, from the coding sequence GTGAAGGACACCGAAGAAGCCTTGCTGCGGCGGGCGATCGAGCTCGCCCGCGAAGCGCGTGAGGAACACGGCAACCCGCCGTTCGGCTCGCTGCTGGCCGACGCCGACGGGAAGATCCTCGCCGAGGACCGCAACACGTCCTTGACGGACAACGACATCACGGCCCACCCGGAGCTGAAGCTGGCCCGCTGGGCCGCGCAGAACCTGGACCCGGAAACCGCGGCGGCCACGACGATGTTCACCAGCACGCAGCCGTGCGGGATGTGCACCGGCGCGATCGAGCGGTCCGGGCTCGGCCGCGTCGTCTACGCGCTGTCGACGGAGCAGTTCCTCACGCTGCGCCCGCCGCTCACCTGGGGCCAGCACAAGCTGGAAGGCCCGGCGCTCTTCGACGAGGCCCGCGTGCCGGTCGAGGGCTACTACCAGTGA
- the tsaA gene encoding tRNA (N6-threonylcarbamoyladenosine(37)-N6)-methyltransferase TrmO gives MRPVARIESPLTDRAAAPKQGDEGAPPSRVVFDPQFAPAAADLRPGDRLVLLTWLHEADRDVQAVHPRGDRDRPSTGVFSTRSPDRPNPIGLHTVTVTAVEGGTLTVTGLEAIDGTPVLDVKPVLGEVAER, from the coding sequence GTGCGCCCGGTGGCGCGCATCGAGTCGCCCCTGACGGACCGCGCGGCGGCCCCGAAACAGGGCGACGAGGGCGCGCCACCGTCCCGGGTGGTCTTCGACCCGCAGTTCGCCCCGGCGGCGGCCGACCTCCGCCCGGGCGACCGCCTGGTCCTCCTGACGTGGCTGCACGAGGCGGACCGCGACGTCCAGGCGGTCCACCCCCGCGGCGACCGCGACCGCCCGAGCACCGGGGTCTTCTCGACGCGCTCACCGGACCGCCCGAACCCGATCGGCCTCCACACGGTCACGGTGACGGCGGTCGAAGGCGGCACGCTGACGGTCACCGGCCTGGAGGCCATCGACGGCACCCCGGTGCTCGACGTGAAGCCGGTCCTCGGCGAGGTGGCCGAGCGCTGA
- a CDS encoding 3-hydroxyacyl-CoA dehydrogenase family protein, translating into MARDISTVGVVGLGTMGAGIAEVLARSGLDVVTVELDEAGVARGRGHLEHSTERALSGGKLDAPGRSALLDRIRYGTSLSDLSEVDFVIEAIPESFELKADVFAELDKITRPEVVFASNTSSLSITEIGVHTARPGKVVGMHFFNPAPVLKLVEIVKTVVTEPDVVAEVVEFAERLGKVPVVIGDRAGFIANALLFGYLNHAVRMYEQRYATREDLDAAMRFGCGYPMGPLALLDLIGLDTANEILESMYHQSRNRLHAPAPLLKQMITAGLLGRKTGRGFYTYDAPDSPNVVPADAVSTVDSVPPRPVARVGVVGTGTMATGIAEVFAKRGLDVVLRARSLEKAQASVARVKKSLDKAVVKGKLSEEDAALALARITPVTDFEALADVDLVIEAVAEELSVKQAVFAALDEVVRPGAVLATTTSSLPVIECAASTSRPADVVGLHFFNPAPVMKLVEVVSTIATAPDVVATASAVCQEVGKHAVHCGDRAGFIVNALLFPYLNDAVKMLEAHYAGADDIDTAMKVGCGLPMGPFELLDVVGLDVSLAIQRTLYNEFREEGFAPAPLLEHLVTAGRLGRKTGKGFKDY; encoded by the coding sequence ATGGCGCGGGACATTTCGACGGTCGGTGTGGTCGGTCTGGGCACCATGGGGGCCGGCATCGCCGAAGTGCTCGCGCGCAGCGGGCTCGACGTCGTCACGGTCGAGCTCGACGAAGCCGGCGTCGCCCGCGGCCGCGGGCACCTCGAGCACTCCACCGAACGGGCGCTGTCCGGCGGCAAGCTGGACGCGCCGGGACGTTCGGCGCTGCTCGACCGGATCCGGTACGGCACGTCACTGTCGGATCTGTCCGAAGTGGACTTCGTGATCGAGGCGATCCCGGAGAGCTTCGAGCTGAAGGCCGACGTCTTCGCCGAGCTGGACAAGATCACCCGGCCCGAGGTCGTGTTCGCGTCCAACACGTCGTCGCTGTCGATCACCGAGATCGGGGTGCACACCGCGCGCCCCGGCAAGGTCGTCGGCATGCACTTCTTCAACCCGGCGCCGGTGCTCAAGCTGGTCGAGATCGTCAAGACCGTGGTGACCGAGCCGGACGTGGTCGCCGAAGTCGTCGAGTTCGCCGAGCGGCTCGGCAAGGTGCCGGTGGTGATCGGCGACCGGGCCGGCTTCATCGCCAACGCCCTGCTGTTCGGCTACCTCAACCACGCGGTGCGGATGTACGAGCAGCGCTACGCCACGCGCGAGGACCTCGACGCCGCCATGCGCTTCGGCTGCGGCTACCCGATGGGCCCGCTCGCGCTGCTCGACCTGATCGGGCTGGACACCGCGAACGAGATCCTCGAATCGATGTACCACCAGTCCCGCAACCGGCTGCACGCGCCCGCGCCGCTGCTCAAGCAGATGATCACGGCGGGCCTGCTCGGCCGCAAGACCGGCCGCGGCTTCTACACCTACGACGCCCCGGACTCGCCGAACGTGGTCCCGGCCGACGCGGTGTCCACAGTGGATAGTGTGCCGCCGCGGCCGGTGGCGCGGGTCGGCGTGGTCGGGACGGGCACGATGGCCACCGGTATCGCGGAGGTGTTCGCCAAGCGCGGCCTCGACGTCGTGCTGCGCGCCCGCAGCCTGGAGAAGGCGCAGGCGTCCGTGGCCCGCGTCAAGAAGTCGCTCGACAAGGCGGTGGTCAAGGGCAAACTGTCCGAAGAGGACGCCGCGCTGGCCTTGGCCCGCATCACCCCGGTGACCGACTTCGAGGCACTGGCCGACGTCGACCTGGTCATCGAGGCGGTGGCCGAGGAGCTGTCGGTCAAGCAGGCGGTGTTCGCCGCGCTGGACGAGGTGGTCCGCCCCGGCGCGGTCCTGGCCACGACGACGTCTTCGCTGCCGGTGATCGAGTGCGCGGCCTCGACGTCCCGCCCGGCCGACGTGGTCGGTCTCCACTTCTTCAACCCGGCCCCGGTGATGAAGCTCGTCGAGGTGGTGTCGACGATCGCGACGGCGCCCGACGTGGTGGCGACGGCGAGCGCGGTCTGCCAGGAGGTGGGCAAGCACGCGGTGCACTGCGGCGACCGCGCGGGCTTCATCGTCAACGCGCTGCTGTTCCCGTACCTCAACGACGCGGTGAAGATGCTCGAAGCCCACTACGCGGGCGCGGACGACATCGACACGGCCATGAAGGTCGGTTGTGGCCTGCCGATGGGCCCGTTCGAGCTGCTGGACGTGGTCGGCCTGGACGTGTCGCTGGCCATCCAGCGCACGCTGTACAACGAGTTCCGCGAGGAGGGCTTCGCGCCGGCACCGCTGCTGGAGCACCTCGTGACGGCCGGCCGGCTGGGCCGGAAGACCGGGAAGGGCTTCAAGGACTACTGA
- the dhaM gene encoding dihydroxyacetone kinase phosphoryl donor subunit DhaM, whose amino-acid sequence MSVGIVLVSHSAKLAEGLAELAAQMAPDVTILPAGGLADGSIGTDYDEVVAATQRADSGDGVVLLYDLGSAQMTAELAVESLADPSAAIVADGPLVEGAIAAAVAAQAGRDRKAVAEAAAAAGVPEDLALAESQADAAEIELELRNEVGLHARPAGLLVRTLSGIDAEVTVRLGDQEADGHSVLALMSLGARQGDRLRVRASGPQAETALAKVRELVDSDFGE is encoded by the coding sequence GTGAGCGTGGGAATCGTGCTCGTGTCGCACAGTGCGAAGCTCGCCGAAGGCCTGGCCGAGCTGGCTGCCCAGATGGCGCCGGACGTCACCATCCTCCCGGCCGGCGGCCTCGCCGACGGCTCGATCGGCACGGACTACGACGAGGTTGTCGCCGCCACCCAGCGCGCCGACTCCGGTGACGGTGTCGTGCTGCTCTACGACCTCGGCAGTGCCCAGATGACGGCCGAGCTCGCCGTCGAATCGCTGGCCGACCCCTCGGCCGCGATCGTCGCGGACGGCCCGCTGGTCGAGGGGGCGATCGCGGCGGCGGTCGCCGCCCAGGCCGGCCGCGACCGCAAGGCGGTGGCCGAAGCCGCCGCGGCGGCCGGGGTCCCCGAGGACCTGGCCCTCGCCGAGAGCCAGGCCGACGCGGCCGAAATCGAACTGGAGCTGCGCAACGAGGTCGGGTTGCACGCCCGGCCCGCCGGGTTGCTGGTGCGCACGCTCAGCGGGATCGACGCCGAGGTCACCGTCCGGCTCGGCGACCAGGAGGCCGACGGCCACAGCGTCCTGGCCCTGATGTCGCTCGGCGCCCGCCAGGGCGACCGGCTCCGCGTGCGGGCGAGCGGACCGCAGGCGGAAACCGCGTTGGCCAAGGTCAGGGAGCTGGTGGACAGCGACTTCGGCGAGTGA
- the dhaL gene encoding dihydroxyacetone kinase subunit DhaL, with protein sequence MACTAEGVAAAVRAAAAVIAEHRAELIELDRAIGDGDHGENMNRGFAAVVAALDAAPPDTPGGVLKLVATTLISKVGGAAGPLYGTAFLRASAKLGAVDSLDVPALLDALRAGLEGVQARGKAVGGDATMVDALIPAVAAAEKAAGDGGDVAAVLTAAADAADTGAQSTVDLVPRKGRASYLGERAVGHLDPGARSSALLLRAFAEAAR encoded by the coding sequence ATGGCCTGCACCGCCGAGGGGGTCGCGGCGGCCGTGCGCGCCGCCGCCGCGGTGATCGCTGAGCACCGCGCCGAACTGATCGAACTCGACCGCGCGATCGGCGACGGCGACCACGGCGAGAACATGAACCGCGGCTTCGCGGCCGTCGTGGCGGCGCTCGACGCGGCCCCGCCGGACACCCCCGGCGGAGTGCTGAAGCTCGTCGCGACGACGTTGATCTCCAAGGTCGGCGGCGCCGCGGGCCCGTTGTACGGCACGGCTTTCCTGCGTGCCTCGGCCAAGCTGGGCGCGGTGGACAGCCTCGACGTCCCGGCGCTGCTGGACGCCCTGCGCGCCGGCCTCGAAGGCGTCCAGGCCCGCGGCAAGGCCGTGGGCGGCGACGCGACCATGGTCGACGCCCTGATCCCCGCGGTGGCGGCAGCGGAGAAGGCGGCCGGCGACGGCGGCGACGTCGCCGCGGTGCTGACCGCGGCCGCCGACGCGGCCGACACCGGCGCCCAGTCCACTGTGGACCTGGTGCCGCGGAAGGGCCGGGCGTCCTACCTCGGCGAGCGCGCGGTCGGGCACCTGGACCCCGGCGCCCGCTCGTCGGCGCTGCTGCTGCGGGCGTTCGCGGAGGCCGCCCGGTGA
- the dhaK gene encoding dihydroxyacetone kinase subunit DhaK: MKKIINDPANVVAESLRGLAAAHADVLRVEYDPDVVIRADAPVAGKVAVISGGGSGHEPLHGGFVGHGMLAAAVPGAVFTSPTPDAVQAAVTATTGEAGALLIVKNYTGDVLNFETAAELAAAEGLEVRSVVIDDDVAVKDSTYTAGRRGVGGTVLLEKITGAAAERGDSLDAVTALAQKVIGQVRSIGVALTAPTVPHAGTPSFDLEENEIEFGIGIHGEPGRERLPAEPADALVSRMVDAVVSDLPFAAGDRVLLFTNSMGGTPLVELYLAHGIAERLLADRGIVVERRLVGPYITSLEMQGMSLTLLKLDDELTELWDAPVNTAALRWGL; encoded by the coding sequence GTGAAGAAGATCATCAACGATCCGGCGAACGTGGTCGCCGAGTCGCTGCGGGGGCTCGCCGCCGCGCACGCCGACGTCCTCCGCGTCGAATACGACCCGGACGTCGTGATCAGAGCCGACGCGCCGGTCGCGGGCAAGGTCGCCGTCATCTCCGGCGGCGGCTCCGGGCACGAGCCGCTGCACGGCGGGTTCGTCGGCCACGGCATGCTCGCCGCCGCCGTGCCCGGCGCGGTGTTCACCTCGCCGACGCCGGACGCGGTGCAGGCCGCGGTCACCGCGACCACCGGCGAGGCGGGCGCGCTGCTCATCGTCAAGAACTACACCGGCGACGTGCTCAACTTCGAGACGGCCGCCGAGCTGGCCGCTGCCGAGGGCCTCGAGGTGCGCAGCGTCGTGATCGACGACGACGTGGCGGTCAAGGACTCGACGTACACCGCGGGCCGCCGCGGGGTCGGCGGCACGGTGCTGCTGGAGAAGATCACCGGCGCCGCCGCCGAGCGCGGCGACTCGCTCGACGCGGTGACCGCGCTGGCGCAGAAGGTGATCGGCCAGGTCCGGTCGATCGGCGTCGCGCTCACCGCGCCGACCGTGCCGCACGCCGGCACCCCGAGCTTCGACCTCGAGGAGAACGAGATCGAGTTCGGCATCGGCATCCACGGCGAGCCCGGCCGCGAGCGGCTCCCGGCCGAGCCGGCCGACGCGCTGGTGTCGCGGATGGTCGACGCGGTGGTCTCGGACCTGCCGTTCGCCGCGGGCGACCGCGTGCTGCTGTTCACCAACTCGATGGGCGGTACCCCGCTCGTGGAGCTCTACCTGGCCCACGGCATCGCCGAGCGGCTGCTGGCCGACCGTGGGATCGTGGTCGAGCGCCGGCTGGTCGGTCCGTACATCACCAGCCTCGAGATGCAGGGGATGAGCCTGACTTTGCTCAAACTGGACGACGAGCTGACCGAGCTGTGGGACGCCCCGGTCAACACCGCGGCGCTGCGGTGGGGGCTCTGA